In Herpetosiphonaceae bacterium, a genomic segment contains:
- a CDS encoding ROK family protein: MNEPLELVKRWLQRRRSDLVGSQGSVIGVDIGSYGLRAIVADMQGQQVVTAHRPLPTGSADAIVEQALDLTRGVLSQMSRPDGVMRIAIGFGGPVDSDAGVTRLSHRASGWEHYPLAMRFEEAFDALTLLDNDARVIALGEATCGAGTDRRHLFYLHLSSGVGGGIVFDGRLFHGATMVAGEIGHAIIRYDGPPCSCGGRGHLESYVSVGGLLRRVNELGLRTDDLEQVFGDNPAGQQTVAETTEMLGAALANVVNLLDPEIIVIGGVVVRIGGEPFIHAIRSQLAAGLPPTMRRDVPVVASTFGHDSVAVGALALAACSLSE; encoded by the coding sequence ATGAACGAGCCACTGGAACTGGTGAAACGCTGGTTGCAACGACGGCGTAGCGATCTTGTGGGCAGCCAAGGATCGGTTATCGGTGTAGACATTGGCAGCTATGGCCTCCGCGCGATTGTGGCCGATATGCAGGGCCAGCAAGTTGTCACCGCTCACCGTCCGCTGCCGACGGGTAGTGCCGATGCGATCGTGGAGCAGGCGCTGGATCTGACGCGCGGTGTACTGAGCCAGATGAGCCGTCCAGACGGCGTGATGCGCATCGCCATTGGCTTCGGCGGCCCGGTGGATAGCGATGCCGGTGTTACGCGGCTGTCGCATCGCGCGAGCGGCTGGGAGCATTACCCGCTCGCCATGCGCTTCGAGGAGGCCTTCGACGCGCTGACCCTGCTCGACAACGATGCCCGTGTGATCGCGCTCGGCGAGGCCACCTGCGGCGCGGGCACCGATCGCCGCCATCTGTTTTATCTGCATCTCAGCTCCGGCGTCGGCGGCGGCATCGTCTTCGATGGCCGTCTGTTCCACGGCGCGACGATGGTCGCCGGTGAGATCGGTCACGCGATCATCCGCTACGATGGGCCGCCCTGCTCCTGCGGCGGCAGAGGCCACCTCGAATCGTACGTGTCGGTCGGGGGTCTGCTGCGGCGGGTCAATGAGCTGGGCCTGCGCACCGACGATCTGGAGCAGGTCTTTGGCGACAATCCCGCCGGGCAGCAGACCGTGGCCGAGACGACTGAGATGCTGGGCGCGGCGCTGGCAAACGTCGTCAACCTGCTCGATCCGGAGATTATTGTGATCGGCGGCGTTGTGGTACGCATCGGCGGAGAGCCGTTCATCCATGCGATCCGCAGCCAGCTTGCAGCCGGGCTGCCGCCGACCATGAGGCGCGATGTGCCGGTCGTCGCCTCGACCTTTGGACACGATAGCGTGGCTGTGGGCGCGCTCGCGCTGGCGGCGTGCAGCCTCTCCGAATAG
- a CDS encoding DUF433 domain-containing protein yields the protein MPILTNLDALRDTGLDEMIRRVHRDKQDFIIEDQTMSVAAVIDINKYELLTEMLQKAEGAVVSSPSGEPRVRGSDISIREVAQWHLQGNSIDDLRHHFPQLNQAQIYGALAYYYEHAEEIDRLIAQRRAERSAAQPGASVIAAQERSREGS from the coding sequence ATGCCGATCTTAACCAATCTTGATGCTCTGCGCGACACCGGCCTGGACGAGATGATCCGTCGTGTTCATCGCGATAAGCAAGATTTTATCATCGAAGATCAAACCATGTCGGTCGCGGCGGTGATCGATATTAACAAGTACGAGCTGCTGACCGAGATGCTGCAAAAGGCCGAGGGCGCGGTTGTCAGCAGCCCATCGGGCGAGCCCAGGGTGCGCGGCTCCGATATTTCCATCCGCGAGGTCGCGCAGTGGCATCTTCAGGGCAACTCGATCGACGACCTGCGCCATCATTTCCCGCAGTTGAATCAGGCGCAGATCTATGGCGCGCTAGCCTACTACTACGAGCACGCCGAGGAGATCGATCGCCTGATCGCGCAGCGCCGCGCCGAGCGATCGGCGGCACAGCCGGGCGCAAGCGTGATCGCCGCGCAGGAGCGGAGCAGGGAAGGATCGTAG
- a CDS encoding Bax inhibitor-1/YccA family protein, with translation MSYNPYTLSQVDARQRGIISQVYAWMTAGLLVTGAVAMFVASSEALLSLIFGTPLFFVLILAEFGLVWFLSARIQRMAVGTATALFLLYSMLNGLTLSVIFLAYTEASIATTFFITAGTFGAMSFYGYTTKRDLTSIGNLCFMALIGFLLASLVNLFLRSEAFYWLLTYVGVLIFVGLTAWDTQKIKHMSMAAASAEQGQRIAIYGALALYLDFINLFLLLLRILGRSDD, from the coding sequence ATGTCGTACAATCCCTACACGCTCAGCCAGGTTGACGCTCGTCAACGTGGCATCATCAGCCAGGTCTATGCCTGGATGACTGCCGGCCTGCTGGTGACGGGCGCGGTCGCGATGTTCGTCGCCAGCTCGGAGGCGCTGCTTTCGCTGATCTTCGGCACGCCGCTGTTCTTTGTGCTGATTCTGGCCGAATTCGGCCTGGTCTGGTTCCTCAGCGCGCGCATTCAGCGTATGGCGGTCGGCACGGCCACAGCGCTGTTTCTGCTATACTCCATGCTGAACGGCCTGACGCTATCGGTGATTTTTCTGGCCTATACCGAGGCATCGATCGCGACGACCTTTTTCATCACCGCCGGGACGTTTGGCGCGATGAGCTTCTACGGCTACACCACAAAGCGCGATCTCACGTCGATCGGCAACCTGTGCTTCATGGCGCTGATCGGCTTCCTGCTGGCGTCGCTGGTCAACTTGTTTTTGCGCAGCGAGGCGTTCTACTGGCTGCTGACGTACGTAGGCGTTCTGATCTTCGTCGGGCTGACCGCCTGGGATACGCAGAAGATCAAGCATATGAGCATGGCCGCAGCCAGCGCGGAGCAGGGCCAGCGCATCGCGATCTACGGCGCGCTGGCGCTGTATCTCGACTTTATCAACCTGTTCCTGCTGCTGCTGCGGATTCTTGGCCGCAGCGACGACTAG
- a CDS encoding 2-phosphosulfolactate phosphatase, whose amino-acid sequence MHVEVACLPRDATRLPERVALVIDVIRATTTIVTMFERGARSVRLASDVLSARAAVRQHVSTLLVGEVGGLHPPDFAYGNSPVALIDADLRQHDLIFSTTNGTRALVAAAEAVAVIAACLRNGRAAVATALDLAGEQQADISIICAGRAGGTQQGLDDLICAGYLVEQIITQAGGTIAAWQPDADFAATVQRTALEPNSVELDDSARIARHLYHKSVRHPQRPREEEIAAAFRETGAAQGLTRLGLAEDVGFCAQIDVSEVVPRLARPGELTPYPLSILAAGVAP is encoded by the coding sequence ATGCACGTCGAAGTAGCCTGTTTGCCACGCGACGCCACACGTTTACCTGAGCGTGTCGCGCTCGTGATCGACGTTATTCGGGCGACGACGACGATCGTCACAATGTTCGAGCGCGGCGCGCGCTCGGTGAGGCTGGCGAGCGACGTGCTGAGCGCGCGCGCGGCTGTCAGGCAGCATGTATCAACGCTCCTGGTCGGCGAGGTCGGCGGCCTGCATCCCCCCGATTTCGCGTACGGCAACTCCCCGGTCGCGCTGATCGACGCCGATCTTCGCCAGCACGATCTGATCTTCAGCACCACCAACGGCACGCGCGCGCTGGTCGCCGCCGCCGAGGCGGTGGCCGTGATCGCGGCGTGTTTGCGCAACGGACGGGCGGCGGTCGCCACGGCGCTTGACCTGGCGGGCGAGCAGCAGGCCGACATCAGCATCATCTGCGCAGGACGGGCGGGCGGCACGCAGCAGGGCTTGGACGACCTGATCTGCGCGGGCTACCTCGTCGAGCAGATTATCACGCAGGCAGGCGGCACGATCGCGGCTTGGCAGCCCGATGCCGACTTTGCGGCGACCGTCCAGCGTACCGCATTGGAGCCGAATAGCGTTGAGCTCGATGACTCCGCGCGGATCGCGCGGCACCTGTACCACAAATCCGTACGGCACCCGCAGCGCCCGCGCGAGGAGGAGATCGCCGCCGCGTTTCGTGAGACGGGCGCGGCCCAGGGCTTGACCCGTCTCGGCCTGGCGGAAGATGTCGGCTTTTGTGCTCAGATCGACGTGAGTGAGGTTGTGCCCCGGCTGGCACGGCCCGGCGAGCTAACACCGTATCCGCTCTCGATCCTGGCGGCTGGTGTAGCGCCTTAG